gtgatccagttttggcttttattatctgttcctttggtacggttcaatcccaacagtaaAAGAGCCAGTTTCCGATGTTGGATTCTTAATACTGCTAAATCAATAAAGATTGTTGATAGAGAGAGTGAATCAAGTATTTCTGGATATAtacatattattatatcttaaagccatgatcttgatttagaaagtttaaaagaGCCAGGTCACAATTCCTAGATAATTGAATATTCAAAacattgttacttataaatgtttgagaaattgcagatgttgtaccagactacgatcccaacaggcgagtctaagggggagtctgaagacgagctcaacgcaaaaggAAGCGTGGATTCAAGAAGCAATGTAGTTATTCTAAAAGAGCTTGTATCTgaaaagcaaggtgtcgatcccaaaatcacggaagcttgacgaaagggggagcctgatgaagaAAAGAGTCTATAGAAAagagaagctgaagctgaagacagatccacggggattttgTTCAAGCAACAAggagtctacgttgatgacaacgtgttaaagcttcaagaagactcaaagagagagagagaaagacaagacgctacgagattgactgcggcaatatccaagggggagtctgttagtgcatttatgtctatcgccttcgtcaatccgagccgtagcgagaaactgaaGATAACAAGCTTTATGTTGTAATTAGTagagaaaaggcaaggtggcaatattgtaattaatgagaaatctcattaaaagcttcggcctataaataggaggcttatgccttATGTTAgggacttttgctcatttggagATCTAGAGAGCTAGAGATCTAGAgagagattctagagagagaaagtgattcaagGTGCTTGTTCAAGTCAGATTTCTAATCGAATCACCATTATATTACGTCATGTGTGTTAGGTCatgttcgtgtacggattccgcacgtcacacgttcgtttcgcaatcgtttcggagtcaaaaccggtcctaacactatttcttgattaatcacttatTTGTAGACTTTTTTTACACCATGAAACCAGAccagggtattggttttatacaaGATATATCTCATTGTGATTAGGAATACTTTCTTGCATgtaagggttctaacgaattatatggtgctgattacatgttcttgaatgcggtttatgatccttgtttagtagttttggtctgaaattgctgacatggtagatttgtgttTAAGACTTGTAATGGTGAAATTGTTTGTTATATGATCTACATAATTGCTTATCCTCGTGGTTGTATTGTGACCATCGatattgctttctttgataagtgaggttaggaATCCAGACCCGGTAAATAACCCATCTTTAAAGGTTCGCATGAATAaatatcaatagctcgctaatgaatgattttaggtggttaacgtgtgACCATGGCGTTAACTTTCCAAAGAATCATAATGCTAGAAATCCAGACTCGGTAACTAGCTGTCTTGcaattggaaaattgattaagtgccTTTGTGACATATTtgatagataacatgtttaggttgtttgtgaGGAACATTGGATGTATAAATTTTTACATTTAATGGAAAGGCTACAAGTTATAAATTGTTATGTTATGAAATGGAATACCAATTTATACAATGGAATACCATAAATGGTAGTAAAACGGTGGTAAAATGTGACAAAACGGTAGCAAAAGGTGGCAAAATAGCGGTAGCAAAATGGTTGCTAAACAAAATGTGGTAGTAAAACGGTGACAAAAAGTGGTAGCAAAAAGGTGGCAAAATACCGGTAGCAAAACGGTGACAAAACGCGGTAGCAAAACGGCGGCAAATCAACGGGAGCATAATCGGTAGCAAAAAATAAAACGGTAGCAAATAGGTGGCAATAGGGCATTTGCAATAGGTGTGCTTTTACCATCGAACGGTGCCAAAAGAACAATTGCTACCGAAAATATGGTAGCTAGTAGTGTTCATGTATTTATGTCCGTATTTTATATATTTCTAAAAAACATTTAGCCTAAATTTTATTTAGGGTGTTAAATCAAATTAAAACAACTGCATTAAAATCGTAATTCTAACCGAATAAAGTAAAGTGAAGAttaattgtttaataatatagacTAACCGATAACTTCGGTTTTGAACCCATGGAACCCTGCACATCACAATGAAGTTAACCCATGACTTTGCTTGTAATGTATACCCACCACAATAACGCTACAATAAATAtcatataaataataaattacatAAATATAGTTACATAACATTAGAGGTCCATCAACATCACAAAGATGAATGCATAGTTTGCTCACGTACTCAAGTTTTAACACAATCATGTTCAGATTACATTGACAAAAGAAATAACAAACCCAATAAGATAACCCGAATGTATTTTAGAAGATAGATCAACAAAGACAATCATGTTCAGATTACACTGACGAAAGAAAATTACAAACCCAATAAGATAACATCAACAAACCACAAGTAATACCCATGCACTACTTTGCAACCTTCAAACAAACACCAATGCTATCAATATAATATCCACAAAGGCCGTAAAATCCAGCTAACGAGCCATTGTCCCATTCTATTGTAAATGGCGTCCCTCTTACATTACCAAACGGTCCATGGGATTTTTTGTTTGTGACAAATGATATTGACGAAATTACTGTGTAACCAGCATAAGTTCCACGTGACAAGGCAACAGTTCCACTGATAGCTGTAATTTCTTCATTCCAATCAAATGTTACCTGATCATTTATGAaacattatatttatataatcataaaTGTAGTTTAGTTTGTTTTGAGTCAGGAAAACTTTACCTCAGAAACATTATCTCCACCATTCCAACCACCGGCCTTGTTAGATGTGTTTGTTAAATCTCCATATTGGGAGGTGAAAACAAGAGAGTATATAAGGTCACCATGATCAATGGTTATCTTGCTCAAATGATGATTTTTCTCAAGTTGAAAAGACCATATATTAAGCGGAGTTCCTGGAATAGTTCTTCCCCATGTTCCGACCCTCATGATTTCATCATGGGCTATCACATACATACCAATACTATTAATATAATTGCCACAAGTGCCGTAAAATCCGACTATTGAGGCTTTGTCCAATGGTATGGAGAACAAAGACTTGGATTCTCGACCAAAAGGGCCATGGGTCTTCTTGTTGGTTTTAAAAGATAGTGACGAAATTATTGTATCACCATCTCGAGTTCCAATGCTTCCAATAATACCAACTATTTCCTCATCAAAATCAAGTGTGACCTGAGTATTAATGTTAACATTTAGATTACGTttgtacacacacacacacacacaaagaaATGTACATTAGTATTAAGATATATACTCACCTCAGAAATTGTATCCCCACCAGCCGATCCACCAGCCTTGTTAGATTCGTGCAGAACACCTCTACATTCAGAGGTAAACATGAGGGAGTATATCACATCATCACCATGATCAATCGTTATCTTTTGCAGCCTATGACCTTGCTCAAGTTCAAAACACCAGTTATTCTCATGACCTTCAATTTGTTTTCCCCAAGTTCCTAGCCGAACAAATCCAACTACATCGCCATTAACCTTGAAAACAAGATTATTCATCATTGGAGATAAAATTAAGCAATAGATTTTACATTATGTACTACTGTTTATTTTTTACATGTAACTTACTTGAAGGTCCAATGCCTTTTCGAGTTTCTTCACTATCCAAGCCATCGTTGGCCGCTCGATGCGCTTTTCTTTCAAGCATTGGTATGCAACCGTAGAGTATACGTTCAATGAGTCTTTTTTTATTTCATCCTTTATACTGGGAAGGATTATATCGTGTAAAGTATTTCGTTCACAAGATCGTTGGGCAAGTGGAGCAAGGAACCTACGTTCATCATGATATGTGGCTATAAGTCCAATCCTTCCACATAATATTTCAAATAACAACACCCCAAAGGAATACACATCAGATTCCTTGGTTAGAATGCCAGTTTTATGATATTCTGGATCAATATAGCCAAGGGTGCCACAAGCTAATGTCACAAGAAATGTCATCTGAGTGTTAGAAGGGCCTATTTTTGACAATCCAAAATCAGATATTTTTGCTTCCCAATTTTCATCTAGGAGGATGTTTGAGCTCTTTATGTCCCGGTGCAATACTCTATGTTGGGACCCCACATCATTATGAAGGTAATTAAAACCTCGAGCTGCGCCAAGGCTTATTTTTAGACGTTGCACCCATGATAGCTTTTCGTCATCTAGATATTTGTCAAGGCTTCCATTTTTTGCAAGCTCATAAACAAGGATACTTTCACCACTCTCTTCACAAAAACCAAGAAGAGAGACGAGGTTTTCGTGCGTGTAACATGAGAGCATTTGAATTTCCATGAAGAACTCACGAACCCCTTGTCCGCCATTAGGATCTAACCTTTTCACAGCAACGTTGTATTGCTGCCCAGATATTGTGAGTTTACCTCCATAGACATTCCCAAATCCACCTTTTGCAATGTAATTACTAAAGTTGTTGGTTGCCAACTTTATATCTTCTAGTGGTATTTTTAAGTGTTGTACTTTTTCCATGGTGACAATATTATACAAGTTAAAATGAAGATCCAACTAGGAGCAAACTCTTAGGACCGTGTGTCAAGGTCAACAGCAAATATAATCACACCTGAATTAGAATTCACTGCAAACACTAATTAGGTTCAAATTTAAACATGTGTATCAACAACCATGTAATTGTGTAATTTCAATGTTTTAATCAAAGAGACCCACACTAACTGTAGTTAATAATTTATATAAacgaatttgaaaaaaaaaaaaaaacaattgagCTTTAACCCTTAATCAATGTCTTAAGACTATCCACATCAAGGATGTTTGTAGGTGATTCTTGGCCTATGTGGAGGGCATTTGTGAGAGGGATGGATTAGTGGGTGTTGTAGAGTATGACATGGAGGGTGTTCATTCTTAAGGATTCTTGGGGAAGAATGGTGAAAAATGGGGGAATGGTGGgtcctttctttttttttatttagtttaaatttaataaaataattataataaggtTGTTTGTGGGAAGGATATATATGTTATTGTTGTGTGTAAAAAGTGTTTGTGGGAAGAATAAGTGAAAAGCTGATGTGGCATGCTGATTAGGCTGTTTGTAGAAATGATAGCCTTTCACTGATGCGGATAGTCTAATATGAGCATTAACGAACAACCCTATTTTTATACAAATCTGATGTGGAAGTCGGTAAAAAAATGATGAAGGCAAGCCATTTGGTAGTAGCACATAGTTGACTCATTGCTACTTTTTTCCAAACAAAGTGGATATTAAGCTCCAAGATAACGAGATAAAAAGTAATCACCCAAGAACACTCAGTAATCGTGTGGATTGATGAGTAAGCTGGACAACCTCCCCAATCAACATATGGATATGAAATGAGATAGGAAGGGGAGGTTACAAGCACTTGTAATCAATGATCTAATAATCTGATGAAATTTACAGAGAATACATTTGAAAGCATGGAGTGTAGCTCTCAAGAATCATACATGTATAAGGAGACATGTTGAAAAACATACAACATGCCTGCTTTACTGAAACTTAAGTATTGTAAAGCACCAGAAGTATCGTAAGACCAACTTAAGATGTGTCCACGAGAGTAGTGGTTGGCATAAACGACGCTGGTGGAGTCTTCTTCTGCTCGTCTAGGGTTTGGCGCCTTCTTCTACTCGTCTTCTTCTCATCGTCCTGGTGGGGTTCGGCGATGTATTGTTAGGCATGCGAAGAAGAAATGATTGACATGAAGATTCTGCTCTTTCTATGGGGTTCGGTGATGTAGGGTTTGGATATGAAGATTAAAGATTTTGGGAATAACAAAAGGGTAATTGAGTAATTTCTCAAAAAAATGGaaaatatgtaattgtttttttttttttttattttttttttttacggaaaTATGTAATAAGATCTCTTAAAAGGAGAAATATGTAATAAACTCTCTTAAGAGGggaaaatatgtaaaaatcctTAACTTTTGAGCTTACTGAATTTGAGATAGAAATATGTCGTCTTTGTTGCGCACAACAAGTCATCTTTGTTACGGGTGACAGCAATTCCTATATGGTATTAAAAAGGACGGCTATCACTCATTACAAAATCTTAACTAAGAGAAGTGTATAGTGACGTATCATATCACTAGAGGAATTGGTAAGAATCTAtctatataataaatgaaagaaTTTGGGCTGATGTGTCACTATTTTAGAGCTTCTTGGATGGTGTTTGGGTGGGAAAATGTTCGGGTCACTATTTTCGTGAATGAAGCCCCGTTTTATTTACCTGCTCCAAAAAATTAATACGGATCCATATTTGTCTCCCCTTTTTTCCTCAAACCCTAGAATTTAAAACCTTCTCATTCACGCCTTCATTCTTCAATCCTGTGCTCCATTCAACCTTCATTGATATGGATTTTGGTTTGGCACTTCTTCGATTGTGTGTTTCATTTTATACGTGTCCATTCCCTACCCTGCTTTCTTATCTTTTTCACCTACCCATCGCAGAGAATGAGAAccagagagagaaagagaggattTGGGAGAAAGAGACCATCTCTTAATTCACCCTCATCTTCTGTTCTGTTGATTGCGGCGAGGTGTACCCCGCGGCGGCGTTGATTACTTTGCGCAGATTTGTGATGTAAGGAGTCCGCGAAGCTATTAAAACTTGACTTCTTCACCGAGTGCTAAACGGTGGTAAGCGCTTACAGTAATCTCATTAACGTAAACCCTAgatatttgattatgttttgtgATTAAAAATAAAAGATGACTGTTTCGTTTTATGTGTAAATGCTTGGAttaatttcattttcaatttATTAGATTGTGACTAGGGTTGAGATTAGTTGAAGTTTTGTTTTGTAATCTCTCATGGTTATCAAAGCTAAACAATTACATTAGTAGAATATTATACCTATTTGTGGAGAAAACAGGCTGATTACTTG
Above is a window of Helianthus annuus cultivar XRQ/B chromosome 14, HanXRQr2.0-SUNRISE, whole genome shotgun sequence DNA encoding:
- the LOC110908847 gene encoding putative receptor-like protein kinase At5g39000; amino-acid sequence: MEKVQHLKIPLEDIKLATNNFSNYIAKGGFGNVYGGKLTISGQQYNVAVKRLDPNGGQGVREFFMEIQMLSCYTHENLVSLLGFCEESGESILVYELAKNGSLDKYLDDEKLSWVQRLKISLGAARGFNYLHNDVGSQHRVLHRDIKSSNILLDENWEAKISDFGLSKIGPSNTQMTFLVTLACGTLGYIDPEYHKTGILTKESDVYSFGVLLFEILCGRIGLIATYHDERRFLAPLAQRSCERNTLHDIILPSIKDEIKKDSLNVYSTVAYQCLKEKRIERPTMAWIVKKLEKALDLQVNGDVVGFVRLGTWGKQIEGHENNWCFELEQGHRLQKITIDHGDDVIYSLMFTSECRGVLHESNKAGGSAGGDTISEVTLDFDEEIVGIIGSIGTRDGDTIISSLSFKTNKKTHGPFGRESKSLFSIPLDKASIVGFYGTCGNYINSIGMYVIAHDEIMRVGTWGRTIPGTPLNIWSFQLEKNHHLSKITIDHGDLIYSLVFTSQYGDLTNTSNKAGGWNGGDNVSEVTFDWNEEITAISGTVALSRGTYAGYTVISSISFVTNKKSHGPFGNVRGTPFTIEWDNGSLAGFYGLCGYYIDSIGVCLKVAK